The proteins below are encoded in one region of Patescibacteria group bacterium:
- a CDS encoding DMT family transporter, whose protein sequence is MSWVFVAIVAYFINAVNSVIDKLLLDKNIPNPIAYTFYVGLFSIFALAFAPFSLVWPGLGQLLLSFLVGAVFLCALLAFFIALSKDEVSRIAPIVGAFTPIFVFLLSFLFLGERLFWHQITAFVFLFAGGILILARRKEHHLHNNSAFKKYSWRKIEISILAAFLFALFYVLTKFVFLNQPFVSTFVWTRVGSFLAAFLLILPKGFRRSVFHTTKNVGAKGGGLFIFNKFLAGIGFILLNYAISLGSVTLVNALQGIQYISILFLAGIIVRVSPGAIKEEVHHWKCFLQKVVAVFLIGIGLVVLAF, encoded by the coding sequence ATGAGCTGGGTTTTTGTTGCCATTGTAGCTTACTTTATAAACGCCGTTAATTCGGTTATTGATAAGTTGCTCTTAGATAAGAATATTCCAAACCCTATTGCTTACACATTTTATGTAGGTTTGTTCAGCATATTTGCTTTGGCTTTTGCGCCGTTTAGTTTGGTGTGGCCCGGTCTTGGGCAACTTCTTTTGAGTTTTCTTGTGGGGGCGGTTTTTCTTTGCGCGCTTCTGGCTTTCTTTATTGCTTTAAGCAAAGACGAGGTTTCTCGTATCGCTCCTATTGTCGGCGCTTTCACGCCGATTTTTGTATTTTTACTTTCTTTTCTTTTTTTAGGAGAAAGATTATTTTGGCACCAGATAACAGCTTTTGTTTTTCTTTTTGCAGGAGGAATTTTAATCTTAGCCAGAAGGAAAGAGCACCATCTCCACAATAATTCGGCATTTAAAAAATATTCTTGGCGAAAGATTGAGATATCAATTTTAGCCGCTTTTTTATTTGCTCTTTTTTATGTGTTAACAAAATTTGTTTTCTTGAATCAGCCATTTGTTTCAACTTTTGTGTGGACTAGGGTGGGGAGTTTTCTTGCCGCTTTTTTGCTTATTTTGCCAAAAGGATTTAGGCGATCAGTTTTTCACACTACAAAAAATGTTGGGGCAAAAGGAGGAGGCTTATTTATCTTCAATAAGTTTTTAGCAGGTATAGGTTTTATTCTTCTAAACTATGCTATCTCTCTCGGAAGTGTTACTTTAGTGAATGCGCTTCAAGGGATACAGTATATTTCTATTCTGTTTTTAGCTGGGATTATTGTTAGGGTTTCTCCCGGGGCTATAAAAGAAGAGGTGCATCATTGGAAATGTTTTTTGCAAAAGGTCGTGGCGGTATTTTTAATAGGCATAGGGCTAGTGGTTTTAGCTTTTTAA
- a CDS encoding FAD-dependent thymidylate synthase codes for MNIKLVSKSVIDPQVLASYAAKGCYEAEEPELGKKIDLQKRIFNVGHHTVLQHNHYTFHIEGIAVSDITFGLHLASPFYNSSQRSGRFCSAMFSSPDYGKIEQYIRTYWPEVGNGEVALALNLVKGGIEIFQSNIDKATKIAKHLIKGERPFASESYIEANAGKFAQEQMRMFVPTIFPTGITVTFNLSALVSMYRVAWSPVLKHVTSEMMRLALCDTPELNFMLEKEEQEEWPLELFARYHKATIPVLSKPKGKLVRIENANSFTEPKGGDSHPVDLLPFSPRYMSNTNGVIETEVEISVATMGQDQRHRTVKRGQPRFTERFYLPPIPRLCGLEGVAESFAFAWSSLLSLLPGSLVTALAPYGAMVSYPKRADFNAASHEYTKRLCWCTQEEIYHSVLSVRNEVSKKEGENSPLLKMFSPSCVKTGKCGEGSRYCGRDMKENCFIERKV; via the coding sequence ATGAATATAAAGCTCGTTTCAAAAAGTGTAATAGATCCTCAAGTCCTTGCTTCTTATGCGGCAAAAGGATGCTATGAAGCGGAAGAGCCGGAGTTGGGTAAGAAGATAGATCTTCAAAAACGCATATTCAACGTTGGGCACCACACAGTTCTTCAGCACAATCACTATACTTTTCACATAGAAGGGATAGCGGTAAGCGACATAACCTTTGGCCTGCACCTTGCGAGCCCCTTTTACAACTCAAGCCAGAGGTCAGGCAGATTTTGTTCTGCTATGTTTTCCTCTCCCGACTACGGAAAGATAGAACAGTACATAAGAACATATTGGCCCGAGGTTGGAAATGGAGAGGTTGCTCTTGCTTTAAATCTTGTAAAAGGCGGGATTGAAATCTTTCAGTCAAACATAGACAAGGCGACAAAAATCGCCAAGCATCTAATTAAAGGAGAACGGCCTTTTGCTTCCGAAAGCTACATAGAGGCGAATGCCGGAAAGTTTGCTCAAGAGCAGATGAGGATGTTTGTCCCAACAATATTCCCAACAGGGATAACCGTAACCTTTAACTTGTCCGCCCTTGTTTCAATGTATAGGGTGGCATGGTCTCCTGTGTTAAAGCATGTAACTTCGGAGATGATGCGTCTTGCTCTTTGCGACACACCAGAGCTTAACTTTATGCTTGAAAAAGAAGAACAGGAAGAGTGGCCCCTAGAGCTTTTTGCTCGGTATCATAAAGCCACAATACCTGTGTTGTCCAAGCCGAAAGGAAAGCTTGTAAGGATAGAGAATGCAAATTCTTTTACCGAGCCGAAAGGTGGGGACTCACACCCTGTTGACCTTCTTCCTTTCTCCCCCCGGTATATGAGTAATACCAATGGGGTAATAGAAACGGAAGTAGAGATTTCTGTTGCCACAATGGGACAGGACCAGCGCCACAGAACTGTTAAAAGAGGCCAACCAAGGTTCACTGAAAGATTTTATCTTCCTCCAATCCCAAGACTTTGTGGACTTGAGGGAGTTGCGGAAAGTTTTGCTTTCGCATGGTCTTCACTTCTTAGCCTTCTTCCTGGAAGCTTGGTTACGGCGCTCGCTCCTTACGGGGCTATGGTTTCTTATCCAAAAAGAGCTGATTTCAATGCCGCCTCTCATGAGTATACCAAACGGCTTTGCTGGTGTACTCAGGAGGAGATATACCATTCTGTTCTTTCTGTAAGAAACGAAGTTTCTAAAAAAGAAGGAGAGAACAGCCCTCTACTTAAGATGTTTTCTCCTTCTTGCGTCAAGACGGGAAAATGCGGAGAAGGAAGCAGGTATTGCGGAAGAGACATGAAAGAAAACTGCTTCATAGAGAGAAAAGTATAG
- a CDS encoding class I tRNA ligase family protein, which yields MEDDLKSKSPAEAEKDILKFWQDNKIFEKTLEKDAPSGDFIFYDGPPFANGLPHYGHILASVIKDAIPRYKTMRGYRVPRRWGWDCHGLPVENVVEKELGLKAKKDIEDLGLEKFNKAARNVVVRDTSEWKKIIPKIGRFVDMEADYKTMDPSYMESVWWVFKTLYDKGLVYEGYKPMHLCPRCETTLANFEVSQGYKDITDISVTAKFELDDEPGTFVLAWTTTPWTLPGNVALAVNPDILYAKIEKDGERFILAKDRLDTIEGEYKIIETFKGFALAGKSYKPLFDYYSEKKDLENRENGWKIYSADFVTTEEGTGVVHIAPAFGEDDMNVSLEYALPFVQHVSADGRFKSEVKDFAGRFVKPKENHQETDIEIIKHLAHAGKLFAKKKIVHSYPHCWRCDTPLLNYATSSWFVKVTAIKDNLLKNNGEINWVPAHIKDGRFGKWLEGARDWAISRSRFWGAPLPVWKCDKCDKLEIAGSIDDIRNKVKKSGNKYFVMRHGESEHNKKNIVSSNVLNPHHITEKGKTDIKEIAQKVKKENIDIIFSSDFVRTKETAELLASEIGCDKRKIIYDKRIRELNTGTFDGKRPRDYHDYFSTLEEKFTKTPPEGENLVELKNRVSQFLYDIEEKYQDKNILIISHEYPIWLLSAGAVGADIKKSVKMKEEKRDDYIETGELMELDFVPLPHNENYEIDLHRPYIDKVEFACSCGGKMKRIIHVFDCWFESGSMPYASAHYPFACAQNQKSKIKNQKCLALPAEFIAEGLDQTRGWFYTLLVLSTALFEKPAYKNVIVNGIILAEDGQKISKRLKNYPDPMDVVHKYGADALRLYLLSSPVVRAEDLNFSEHGVDEVYKKVILRLWNVYSFYDMYALGGSTAKLNLAVEPPNGDKNVLDKWIIARLLELEEEITLNLEKYELDKATRPIFDFVDDLSTWYIRRSRDRFKNEGEDKGSAILTTRFVLVEFSKVIAPFIPFISERLYQLISREDEAKSNSQNLIARSAKGGFRESIHLDEWPYKKSLADNVLGMFGVDKSTKNLDILYDMKEIRKIVSLGLEARAEAGFKVRQPLQKLIIKNEKLKGKDDLLELVKDEVNVKEVAFDAGISNEVKLDLELTPELIAEGQFRDMVRFVQGLRKKASLTPDDEISVSVKTSSSGQELLKKFENEFKEIVNARTVEFKDIEDGELLKLDDLEIHIKITK from the coding sequence ATGGAAGATGATTTAAAATCTAAAAGTCCGGCCGAGGCGGAAAAGGACATATTGAAGTTTTGGCAGGATAATAAAATTTTTGAAAAGACATTGGAGAAGGATGCTCCTTCGGGAGATTTTATCTTCTACGATGGGCCGCCTTTTGCCAACGGTTTGCCTCATTATGGGCATATTTTGGCCAGTGTGATAAAAGACGCCATCCCTCGCTATAAGACGATGCGAGGGTATCGCGTCCCGCGCCGATGGGGTTGGGATTGTCATGGTCTGCCTGTTGAAAATGTGGTTGAGAAAGAACTCGGACTTAAAGCTAAGAAAGATATTGAAGATCTTGGACTGGAGAAGTTTAACAAGGCCGCAAGGAATGTGGTAGTTCGCGATACAAGCGAATGGAAAAAAATTATTCCTAAGATAGGTCGTTTTGTTGATATGGAGGCTGACTATAAGACGATGGATCCAAGTTATATGGAATCAGTCTGGTGGGTCTTTAAAACGCTTTACGATAAAGGGCTTGTCTATGAGGGATACAAGCCGATGCATCTCTGTCCGCGTTGTGAGACGACTCTTGCAAACTTTGAAGTATCTCAAGGATATAAAGATATTACTGATATTTCAGTAACGGCTAAATTTGAGCTTGATGACGAGCCGGGCACTTTTGTCTTGGCTTGGACGACAACACCTTGGACACTCCCGGGCAATGTAGCTCTTGCAGTAAATCCTGATATTTTATATGCGAAGATTGAAAAAGACGGAGAGAGGTTTATTTTAGCGAAAGACCGCCTTGATACTATTGAAGGCGAGTATAAAATAATAGAGACTTTTAAAGGTTTTGCATTAGCCGGTAAGAGTTATAAACCGCTTTTTGATTATTATTCAGAGAAAAAAGATTTAGAGAACAGAGAAAACGGTTGGAAGATTTATTCGGCTGATTTTGTGACGACGGAAGAAGGAACCGGAGTCGTCCACATTGCGCCGGCTTTTGGCGAGGATGATATGAATGTCTCTTTAGAATATGCGCTTCCTTTTGTTCAACATGTCTCAGCTGACGGAAGATTTAAGAGTGAGGTAAAAGATTTTGCCGGCAGATTTGTAAAACCGAAAGAAAATCATCAAGAGACTGATATTGAGATAATAAAACATTTGGCGCACGCGGGTAAATTATTCGCCAAGAAGAAGATCGTTCACTCTTATCCGCATTGCTGGAGATGCGACACGCCACTCTTGAATTATGCGACTTCGTCTTGGTTTGTTAAAGTTACTGCGATAAAAGATAATCTTCTTAAGAATAATGGAGAGATTAATTGGGTACCGGCTCATATAAAGGACGGGCGTTTTGGCAAATGGCTTGAAGGTGCCAGAGATTGGGCGATATCAAGGAGCAGATTTTGGGGAGCTCCTCTTCCGGTGTGGAAGTGCGATAAGTGCGATAAGCTGGAAATTGCCGGTTCAATAGACGATATTAGAAATAAAGTTAAAAAGTCAGGCAATAAATATTTTGTAATGCGTCATGGGGAGTCGGAGCATAATAAGAAAAATATTGTCAGCTCTAATGTTTTAAATCCTCATCATATTACGGAAAAAGGGAAGACGGATATAAAGGAGATTGCTCAAAAGGTAAAAAAGGAAAACATTGATATTATATTCTCTTCAGACTTCGTTCGGACAAAGGAGACTGCTGAGCTACTGGCAAGCGAGATAGGTTGCGATAAAAGGAAGATAATTTATGATAAACGTATTAGGGAATTAAACACAGGAACTTTTGATGGTAAAAGGCCGAGAGATTATCATGATTATTTTTCTACTCTTGAAGAGAAGTTTACAAAGACGCCGCCTGAAGGAGAAAATTTGGTTGAGCTTAAAAATAGAGTATCTCAATTCTTGTATGATATTGAGGAAAAATACCAAGATAAAAATATTTTAATAATAAGCCATGAGTATCCTATCTGGCTTCTTTCCGCAGGAGCTGTCGGGGCTGATATTAAGAAGTCTGTAAAGATGAAAGAGGAAAAAAGAGATGATTATATAGAAACAGGGGAGTTAATGGAACTTGATTTTGTGCCACTCCCTCATAATGAAAATTATGAAATTGATCTTCATAGGCCATATATAGACAAGGTTGAATTTGCTTGTTCTTGTGGGGGTAAAATGAAGAGAATTATTCATGTGTTTGATTGTTGGTTTGAGTCCGGCTCTATGCCGTATGCTTCGGCGCATTATCCGTTCGCTTGCGCTCAAAATCAAAAATCAAAAATCAAAAATCAAAAATGCTTGGCATTACCGGCCGAGTTTATCGCTGAAGGATTAGACCAGACTCGAGGATGGTTTTATACACTGCTTGTTTTATCTACGGCTCTCTTTGAAAAGCCAGCCTATAAGAATGTGATTGTAAACGGGATAATCTTGGCTGAAGACGGCCAGAAAATCTCGAAGCGTCTTAAGAATTATCCTGATCCGATGGATGTGGTGCATAAATACGGCGCCGACGCTCTGCGTTTATATCTTCTTTCTTCACCTGTGGTACGCGCCGAGGATCTTAATTTTTCCGAGCATGGCGTTGATGAAGTGTATAAGAAAGTGATTCTGCGCTTATGGAATGTTTACAGTTTCTACGATATGTACGCACTTGGCGGTTCAACCGCCAAATTAAATTTGGCGGTTGAACCGCCAAATGGGGATAAGAACGTGCTGGATAAGTGGATAATCGCGCGACTTCTCGAGCTGGAGGAAGAGATAACTCTAAATCTTGAGAAGTATGAACTTGATAAAGCAACAAGACCTATTTTTGATTTTGTAGATGATCTTTCTACTTGGTATATCAGGCGCTCAAGGGATAGATTCAAGAATGAAGGTGAAGATAAAGGGAGTGCCATTTTAACCACCAGATTTGTTCTAGTGGAGTTCTCTAAAGTTATCGCTCCTTTTATTCCATTTATATCAGAGAGGTTATATCAATTGATTAGTAGAGAAGATGAGGCTAAATCAAATTCACAGAATTTGATCGCCCGATCCGCCAAAGGCGGATTTAGGGAGAGTATTCATTTAGATGAATGGCCTTATAAGAAGTCGTTAGCTGATAATGTCCTGGGTATGTTTGGTGTAGATAAATCTACTAAAAATTTGGATATTCTTTATGATATGAAAGAGATAAGAAAAATCGTCTCTCTTGGTCTTGAGGCGCGCGCCGAAGCGGGGTTTAAGGTAAGGCAGCCTTTGCAAAAATTGATAATCAAAAATGAAAAGTTGAAAGGTAAAGATGATCTACTTGAGCTGGTGAAAGATGAGGTGAATGTGAAAGAGGTAGCTTTTGATGCCGGCATCTCAAATGAAGTGAAATTAGATTTGGAGCTGACGCCGGAGCTTATCGCCGAAGGGCAGTTTAGGGATATGGTGAGATTTGTCCAGGGCTTGAGGAAGAAAGCCAGCTTGACACCGGATGATGAGATTTCCGTCTCTGTAAAGACGAGTTCTTCCGGACAAGAATTACTAAAGAAATTTGAAAATGAGTTTAAGGAGATTGTTAACGCGAGGACTGTGGAGTTCAAGGATATAGAAGATGGAGAGCTGTTGAAATTAGATGACCTGGAAATACATATAAAAATCACGAAATAA
- a CDS encoding thymidylate synthase — translation MNKDLSWPIRYQEMLLLGNPKSNIGVVCNWTLKSKIDDNLKNKDYLVMGQLYSSDIGISSIIRNVMAHQHIDTIILCGNEGMIEETRGGRAFLNLIKNGIDENHKIIGSNYSKIEKEIPVENINEFRKRIKIIDLLGVNDVSKIEEAINENLKKKNKTFEVKLFPEPEKTKDVELPSEGAVFVVRRNKVAHCWLDILKNITHFGNIKGTQYGDRQKEVINLVAVIEDEDVDNPFLPDYVKLTKKQIEDYSPTITTAMEVEGSKYTYGQRLRDHDGVDQIQNIINEISEAPFSRRAVASTINVKMDSGSGNPPCLDIVQVLVQENKLYLTSYIRSNDMYMAWPENAFGLLSLQKLIIEEVNKKIKGEQLVKGSITTISCSAHVYEREWEDVKKMLSSNERLECAWDPRGYFIISIEDGLIKVYNSNDPVNLRWEGKTASEIMDKIIFYISIMPHAADLGMELMKAEIALKYGHRYIQDNPLIL, via the coding sequence ATGAATAAGGATTTATCTTGGCCAATTAGATATCAGGAAATGTTGCTGCTGGGTAATCCTAAGTCAAATATCGGAGTTGTTTGTAATTGGACACTGAAGAGCAAAATAGATGATAATTTAAAAAATAAGGATTATCTGGTAATGGGCCAGCTCTATAGTAGCGATATAGGAATATCGTCCATCATAAGAAATGTGATGGCTCATCAACATATTGATACGATTATATTATGTGGAAATGAGGGAATGATAGAAGAGACTAGGGGAGGGCGTGCATTCCTAAACCTTATTAAGAATGGAATTGATGAAAATCATAAGATCATAGGTTCAAATTATTCAAAAATAGAAAAAGAGATTCCGGTTGAAAATATTAATGAATTCAGGAAAAGAATTAAAATTATAGATCTTCTCGGCGTTAATGATGTTTCAAAAATAGAAGAAGCCATTAACGAAAATTTGAAAAAGAAAAATAAGACTTTTGAAGTTAAATTATTCCCGGAACCAGAAAAAACAAAAGATGTTGAGTTGCCGTCGGAAGGGGCGGTATTTGTTGTAAGGCGTAATAAGGTAGCACACTGTTGGTTAGACATTTTAAAGAACATAACACATTTCGGGAATATTAAAGGGACTCAATATGGTGACAGGCAAAAAGAAGTGATAAATCTTGTCGCGGTTATCGAGGATGAAGATGTTGATAACCCATTTTTGCCGGATTATGTTAAATTAACAAAAAAACAGATTGAAGATTACTCACCAACTATTACAACGGCTATGGAAGTTGAAGGGTCAAAGTATACATATGGTCAAAGATTAAGAGATCATGATGGAGTTGATCAGATTCAGAATATAATTAATGAGATAAGTGAAGCACCCTTTTCAAGAAGGGCTGTCGCTTCAACAATCAACGTGAAGATGGATAGTGGTAGTGGTAATCCACCGTGCTTGGATATTGTTCAAGTGTTAGTCCAAGAAAATAAATTATATTTAACAAGTTATATTCGTTCAAATGATATGTATATGGCCTGGCCTGAAAATGCTTTTGGGCTACTCTCTCTTCAGAAGCTTATAATTGAAGAGGTGAATAAAAAGATAAAAGGAGAACAACTTGTGAAAGGTTCAATTACAACTATTTCTTGTTCTGCTCATGTATACGAAAGAGAGTGGGAGGATGTTAAAAAGATGTTATCTAGTAACGAGAGGTTGGAGTGCGCTTGGGATCCAAGGGGTTATTTTATCATAAGCATAGAAGACGGATTAATTAAAGTTTATAATTCTAATGACCCGGTTAATTTAAGGTGGGAAGGAAAAACAGCTTCTGAAATAATGGATAAGATTATTTTTTATATTTCGATAATGCCGCATGCCGCTGATTTGGGTATGGAATTAATGAAAGCGGAAATTGCATTAAAATATGGTCATAGGTACATACAAGATAATCCATTGATTTTGTAA
- a CDS encoding cellulase family glycosylhydrolase, whose translation MLKKVILILLVILFLILGFFSFLFFTPIQGNASDYVWGITFSKAFSQDMGLDFREVYLAMLEELEPGVIRLPLYWQDVEPQREVYFFDDYDWMIEMAREKNIKLVLAVGQKLPRWPECQIPLWVDPLSKEEKKDEIIHLIDKVIRRYKDYDNIYAWQIENEPFLHFGECDRFNREFLNEEIEIARSIDPSRPIIVTDSGELGTWFSAAKRADILGTSVYRIIWNKYFGYFEYPIPPNFFWFKANLLRLFYPDKPIIISELQMEPWGPKMIYETPLSEQEISMNIDQFHSNIEYAKKTGFKEIYLWGVEWWYWMKEKHNRPEFWEGVKKVINEKR comes from the coding sequence ATGCTGAAAAAGGTAATTTTAATTTTGCTTGTAATTTTATTTCTAATCTTAGGATTTTTTTCTTTTTTATTCTTCACCCCTATTCAAGGTAATGCTTCTGATTATGTTTGGGGTATAACTTTTTCTAAGGCTTTTAGTCAAGATATGGGGTTGGACTTTAGAGAGGTTTATCTTGCGATGTTAGAGGAGCTTGAGCCCGGCGTGATTCGCTTGCCGCTTTATTGGCAAGACGTAGAACCTCAAAGAGAAGTTTATTTTTTTGATGATTACGATTGGATGATAGAAATGGCCAGAGAGAAAAATATAAAATTAGTTTTAGCAGTTGGACAAAAATTGCCACGCTGGCCAGAGTGCCAAATTCCTCTTTGGGTTGATCCTTTGAGTAAAGAAGAGAAAAAAGATGAGATCATTCATCTTATAGATAAAGTAATTAGGCGTTATAAAGATTATGATAATATTTACGCTTGGCAGATTGAGAACGAGCCATTTCTTCATTTTGGGGAGTGTGACAGATTTAATAGGGAATTCTTAAACGAAGAGATTGAAATAGCGCGCTCTATTGATCCAAGTCGACCTATCATAGTGACAGATAGCGGTGAGCTCGGGACTTGGTTTTCTGCCGCAAAGAGAGCCGATATTCTCGGTACTAGTGTCTATAGGATAATCTGGAATAAATATTTTGGCTATTTTGAATATCCGATTCCGCCGAATTTTTTTTGGTTTAAGGCAAATTTACTTCGCCTGTTTTATCCTGATAAACCGATTATTATAAGCGAACTCCAGATGGAGCCATGGGGGCCTAAGATGATTTATGAAACACCTCTTTCTGAACAGGAGATTTCTATGAACATAGACCAATTTCATAGCAATATAGAATACGCTAAGAAGACCGGCTTTAAAGAAATTTATTTATGGGGCGTAGAATGGTGGTATTGGATGAAAGAGAAGCATAACAGACCGGAGTTTTGGGAGGGGGTAAAAAAAGTTATAAATGAAAAAAGATAA
- the recO gene encoding DNA repair protein RecO yields MSHHIYQTEGIVLGKKNFGEADQFISFYTSGLGGLNAVANGVRLLKSKLRYNLDNLSYASFSFVRGKESWRIIDAREISRFNIKEDNDKRASLGRIVKLLSRLVQGEERNENLWDIVKDGISFLDRNSFDKKALINFEIIMAIRILNNLGYIGEVGNLGRFLDKKFCLGMIDEMNNFKKEAVVEIKKGLKESHL; encoded by the coding sequence ATGTCTCATCACATATATCAGACAGAAGGTATTGTCCTTGGGAAAAAAAATTTTGGCGAAGCCGATCAGTTTATAAGTTTTTATACTTCAGGCTTGGGCGGGCTTAATGCGGTAGCAAACGGGGTAAGGCTATTGAAGTCAAAGCTTAGATATAATTTAGACAATCTCTCATATGCCAGTTTCTCATTTGTTCGAGGAAAAGAGTCTTGGCGTATAATAGACGCGAGAGAGATTTCAAGATTTAACATTAAGGAAGACAATGATAAAAGAGCATCTCTTGGCAGGATCGTAAAACTTCTTTCCCGCTTGGTTCAAGGGGAAGAAAGGAATGAAAATCTTTGGGATATTGTTAAAGATGGTATATCTTTTTTAGACAGAAATTCTTTTGACAAAAAAGCTCTAATTAATTTTGAGATTATAATGGCCATTAGGATACTAAATAATCTTGGCTATATTGGCGAGGTTGGCAATTTAGGCAGATTTTTAGATAAAAAGTTTTGTTTGGGTATGATTGATGAGATGAATAATTTTAAAAAAGAGGCTGTTGTTGAAATAAAAAAAGGACTAAAAGAGAGTCATCTTTAA
- the tmk gene encoding dTMP kinase, translating to MKKGKFIVIEGGEGAGKGMVMAFLREKLALRDDVVFTREPGGTPVAEKIREVLMDKENKNTSVLAELFLFCSARAQHVDELVRPSLEAGKIVISDRFDMSTLAYQIYGRQRPTFQKIFILLNDIAKTGLRPDSVIYLDVDPVVGLERKHKSDEGHCTRFDVENLSFHERVRAGYTAQYKEAIKDRSNPAWFLVATTKMAEKEVKKTVWGIVEKTVNT from the coding sequence ATGAAAAAAGGCAAATTCATAGTGATAGAGGGTGGAGAAGGGGCCGGTAAGGGTATGGTCATGGCGTTTTTGAGGGAGAAGTTGGCTCTACGTGATGATGTCGTCTTTACGAGGGAACCCGGGGGAACTCCTGTTGCTGAGAAGATCAGAGAAGTCCTTATGGATAAAGAGAATAAGAACACATCTGTTTTAGCTGAACTTTTCCTCTTCTGCTCAGCTCGGGCGCAACATGTGGACGAGCTTGTAAGACCTTCGCTTGAGGCCGGCAAGATAGTAATAAGCGACAGATTTGATATGTCGACTTTGGCGTATCAGATCTATGGCAGACAGAGGCCAACTTTTCAGAAGATTTTTATTCTGTTGAATGATATTGCCAAGACGGGTCTTAGACCAGATTCGGTCATCTACCTTGATGTTGATCCGGTCGTCGGTCTTGAAAGGAAGCACAAGAGCGACGAAGGTCACTGTACGCGCTTTGATGTGGAGAATCTTAGTTTTCATGAAAGGGTGCGTGCCGGGTATACTGCGCAGTATAAGGAGGCGATTAAAGATAGGAGCAACCCCGCCTGGTTCTTAGTTGCCACAACAAAGATGGCGGAAAAAGAGGTTAAGAAAACCGTGTGGGGGATAGTTGAAAAAACTGTAAACACTTAA
- a CDS encoding glycoside hydrolase family 1 protein has product MKYKFPENFLWGSATASHQVEGGNVNDWSIWEKKNADRLAKNAKKKFSKLPNWESIKEEAENPENYISGKACDHYNRYEEDFDIVKSLGQNAFRFSIEWSRIEPEDGRFDEREIWHYRKVVKALRARGIEPFVTLWHWPLPVWLKDKGGWRSSEIVDHFGRYTMKMAEALGADVKFWITLNEPLVYATHSYLKGAWPPQKKNPVYLLFVIRNLVKAHRAAYKILKEINKDSQVGISKHNVYFDAYKGRFLNRLLKNILDWAWNFSFLNSIKNYQDFIGLNNYHHNRINYGFNKNDDDKLSDMGWELYPDALYYGLLDIKKYNKPIYITENGLADREDRYRAWFIEENLKSMARAMGEGLDVRGYLYWSLLDNFEWDKGFWPRFGLVEIDYKTLERKIRPSAHEYAKICKTNEIEV; this is encoded by the coding sequence ATGAAATATAAATTTCCAGAAAATTTTTTGTGGGGGAGTGCGACGGCGAGCCACCAAGTAGAAGGCGGTAATGTGAACGACTGGTCTATCTGGGAGAAGAAAAATGCCGATAGGCTTGCTAAGAACGCTAAAAAGAAATTCAGCAAGCTTCCGAACTGGGAGAGTATTAAAGAAGAAGCGGAGAATCCGGAGAATTATATCTCGGGAAAGGCTTGCGATCATTATAACCGCTATGAAGAGGATTTTGATATTGTAAAATCTTTAGGTCAAAATGCTTTTCGTTTTTCCATAGAGTGGTCGCGCATCGAGCCGGAAGATGGAAGGTTTGATGAGAGAGAGATATGGCACTATAGAAAGGTGGTCAAGGCCTTGCGCGCTCGCGGTATTGAGCCCTTCGTCACTCTCTGGCATTGGCCACTGCCGGTGTGGCTTAAAGATAAGGGAGGATGGAGGTCAAGTGAAATCGTGGATCATTTTGGGAGATATACCATGAAGATGGCAGAAGCGCTCGGCGCTGATGTCAAATTTTGGATTACCCTTAATGAGCCCTTGGTCTATGCCACACATTCATATCTTAAGGGGGCATGGCCTCCACAGAAAAAGAACCCGGTATATCTACTCTTTGTAATACGGAATTTAGTTAAGGCACACCGCGCAGCTTACAAGATACTTAAAGAGATAAATAAAGATTCTCAGGTGGGGATCTCCAAGCACAATGTTTACTTCGATGCTTATAAAGGACGATTTCTAAATCGTCTGCTTAAAAATATACTTGATTGGGCGTGGAACTTTTCTTTCCTAAATAGTATAAAAAATTATCAGGATTTTATCGGTCTTAACAACTATCATCATAACCGCATCAATTACGGCTTTAATAAAAATGATGATGATAAACTTTCTGATATGGGCTGGGAACTTTACCCAGATGCCCTATATTATGGATTACTGGATATCAAGAAATATAATAAGCCGATTTACATCACGGAGAATGGCTTGGCCGATAGGGAAGATAGATACAGAGCTTGGTTTATAGAAGAGAATTTAAAAAGTATGGCAAGAGCGATGGGGGAAGGCTTGGATGTGCGCGGATATCTTTACTGGTCATTGCTCGATAACTTTGAATGGGATAAAGGCTTCTGGCCCAGGTTTGGGTTGGTGGAGATTGATTATAAAACGCTAGAGCGGAAAATCCGCCCCAGCGCCCACGAATACGCGAAGATTTGCAAGACAAATGAGATTGAAGTTTGA